One region of Molothrus aeneus isolate 106 chromosome 1, BPBGC_Maene_1.0, whole genome shotgun sequence genomic DNA includes:
- the VAPA gene encoding vesicle-associated membrane protein-associated protein A yields MAAAGALAKHEQILVLDPPTDLKFKGPFTDVVTTNLKLRNPSDRKVCFKVKTTAPRRYCVRPNSGIIDPGSSVIVSVMLQPFDYDPNEKSKHKFMVQTTYAPPNITDMEAVWKEAKPDELMDSKLRCVFEMPNENDKLNDIDASKSAPVLNTSKQDGPMPKPHSVSLNDTETRKLVEECKRLQAEIMKLTDENRHLRDEGLRLRKVAHSDKSGSPTALALRDNGSNSLPSLLVVIAAIFIGFFLGKFIL; encoded by the exons ATGGCGGCCGCTGGGGCTCTGGCGAAGCACGAGCAGATCCTGGTGCTCGATCCGCCCACCGACCTCAAATTCAAAG gTCCCTTTACAGATGTAGTAACTACAAATCTTAAACTACGAAATCCATCAGATAGAAAAGTATGCTTCAAAGTGAAGACCACAGCACCTCGTCGATACTGTGTGAGGCCAAACAGTGGAATTATTGACCCAGGATCATCTGTAATTGTTTCag TAATGCTGCAGCCTTTTGACTATGACCCAAATGAGAAGAGTAAACACAAGTTCATGGTACAAACAACCTATGCACCACCAAATATTACAGATATGGAGGCAGTG TGGAAAGAAGCGAAACCTGATGAGTTGATGGACTCCAAATTGAGATGTGTGTTTGAAATGCCCAATGAAAATGATAAACTG AATGATATAGATGCAAGCAAATCTGCCCCAGTACTGAACACATCTAAGCAGGATGGACCGATGCCAAAACCACATAGTGTTTCACTTAATGACACTGAAACAAGGAAGCTTGTGGAGGAGTGCAAAAGACTTCAGGCAGAGATTATGAAGCTGACAGATGAAAATCGGCACCTGAGA gATGAAGGCTTGAGGCTCAGAAAGGTAGCGCACTCGGATAAATCTGGATCACCCACAGCTTTGGCCCTCAGAGATAATGGCTCTAATTCTCTTCCTTCACTTCTTGTTGTAATTGCAGCCATTTTCATTGGATTCTTTCTAGGGAAGTTCATCTTGTAG